The following coding sequences are from one Halorubrum sp. BOL3-1 window:
- a CDS encoding ArsR family transcriptional regulator: MDSAVLLDLLGNENRRRILRLLSTKPCYVTEISEYLDVSPKAVIDHLRRLEEAGLVQSTTDDQRRKYFRIARSLRLEVSVSPYGFGAKSAYPAKNSLDMSERCPHLSIEAPDGSSSTGDLAELAREFARLQDLDRELSLAQRWVQGRVEDALAEIDERLGGQADSRFFAAVIAAVGETDGTPAAVADEVGAREGTVADALRRLSDVGVVARDGDRYRVR; this comes from the coding sequence ATGGACTCCGCGGTACTGCTCGATCTCCTCGGGAACGAGAACCGGCGGCGCATCCTCCGGCTCCTCTCGACGAAGCCGTGCTACGTCACGGAGATCTCGGAGTACCTCGACGTGAGCCCGAAGGCGGTGATCGACCACCTGCGGAGGCTAGAGGAGGCAGGTCTCGTCCAGTCGACGACGGACGACCAGCGTCGGAAGTACTTCCGGATCGCGCGCAGCCTCCGGCTGGAGGTGAGCGTCTCGCCGTACGGGTTCGGCGCGAAGAGCGCGTACCCGGCGAAGAACAGCCTCGACATGTCCGAGCGGTGTCCCCACCTCTCGATCGAGGCCCCGGACGGCTCGAGCTCGACCGGCGACCTCGCGGAACTCGCCCGGGAATTCGCGCGCCTCCAAGACCTCGACCGCGAGCTCTCCCTCGCCCAGCGGTGGGTCCAAGGCCGCGTCGAGGACGCCCTCGCGGAGATCGACGAGCGCTTAGGCGGACAGGCCGACAGCCGGTTCTTCGCGGCCGTCATCGCCGCGGTGGGCGAGACCGACGGCACCCCAGCGGCGGTCGCGGACGAGGTCGGCGCGCGGGAGGGGACGGTCGCAGACGCCCTCCGGCGTCTCTCCGACGTCGGTGTCGTCGCCCGCGACGGGGACCGATATCGGGTGCGCTGA
- the gpmI gene encoding 2,3-bisphosphoglycerate-independent phosphoglycerate mutase has translation MKTALVILDGWGLGDHDHLNAVKAADTPTFDAATERGADGRLTVHGRRVGLPEGQMGNSEVGHLNVGAGRVVRQAYTRITDALAEGSLSDNDAVTAALDHAAETGGRVHFMGLVSDGGVHSDVEHLLALIDAAADAGVPATSHAFTDGRDTAPEIADGFLADVTAKADERGTGRVATVTGRYHAMDRDENWERTKKTYDAIVEREAPHEAETAVAAAREAHARGETDEFVEPTLVAGEPALADGDAAVFINFRADRARQLVRMLTDTRPAWDVDLDQPEIRLTTMTEYDETFEFPVAFPPDIPANTVGEVVADADGTQLRIAESEKYPHVTYFLNGGREVEFPGEIRTIVESPDVPTYDQQPEMSAAAVTDEAVETIASDDPDLLVLNYANPDMVGHTGDFDAAVEAVEAVDEQLDRLLSAVADAGGHAVVTADHGNADDMGTPEDPHTAHTFNPVPLVYLSPEGDDGGHAIREDGSLCDIAPTLLDLMALDRPGEMTGEGLLVE, from the coding sequence ATGAAAACGGCACTCGTGATCCTCGACGGCTGGGGGCTCGGCGACCACGACCACCTGAACGCCGTGAAGGCGGCAGACACGCCGACGTTCGACGCGGCCACGGAACGCGGCGCGGACGGCCGGCTGACCGTTCACGGTCGGCGCGTGGGACTCCCCGAGGGACAGATGGGAAACTCCGAGGTCGGTCACCTCAACGTCGGCGCCGGGCGGGTCGTCAGACAGGCGTACACTCGCATCACGGACGCGCTCGCTGAGGGGTCGCTCTCGGACAACGACGCCGTCACGGCCGCGCTCGATCACGCGGCCGAGACCGGCGGCCGCGTCCACTTCATGGGGCTGGTCTCCGACGGCGGGGTCCACTCCGACGTCGAACACCTGCTCGCGCTGATCGACGCCGCCGCCGACGCGGGGGTGCCGGCGACCTCCCACGCGTTCACCGACGGCCGCGACACGGCCCCCGAGATAGCCGACGGGTTCCTCGCGGACGTGACCGCGAAGGCCGACGAGCGCGGGACCGGCCGCGTCGCGACTGTGACGGGTCGGTACCACGCGATGGACCGCGACGAGAACTGGGAGCGAACGAAGAAGACGTACGACGCGATCGTCGAGCGCGAGGCGCCACACGAGGCCGAGACGGCGGTCGCGGCCGCCAGAGAGGCGCACGCCCGCGGCGAGACCGACGAGTTCGTCGAGCCGACGCTCGTCGCGGGCGAGCCGGCGCTCGCGGACGGCGACGCCGCCGTCTTCATCAACTTCCGGGCGGACCGCGCCCGCCAGCTGGTTCGAATGCTGACCGACACGCGGCCCGCGTGGGACGTCGATCTCGACCAGCCCGAGATCCGCCTGACGACGATGACCGAGTACGACGAGACGTTCGAGTTCCCGGTCGCGTTCCCGCCCGATATCCCGGCCAACACGGTCGGCGAGGTCGTCGCCGACGCCGACGGGACCCAGCTGCGGATCGCGGAGTCGGAGAAGTACCCCCACGTCACCTACTTCCTCAACGGCGGCCGCGAGGTGGAGTTCCCCGGTGAGATCCGGACGATCGTCGAGAGCCCGGACGTTCCGACCTACGACCAGCAGCCGGAGATGTCGGCGGCGGCGGTGACCGACGAGGCCGTCGAGACGATCGCCTCGGACGACCCCGACCTGCTCGTTCTGAACTACGCGAACCCGGACATGGTGGGCCACACCGGCGACTTCGACGCCGCCGTCGAGGCCGTCGAAGCCGTGGACGAACAGCTCGACCGACTGCTCTCCGCGGTGGCCGACGCGGGCGGCCACGCGGTCGTCACCGCCGACCACGGGAACGCCGACGACATGGGCACTCCCGAGGACCCACACACCGCTCACACGTTCAACCCCGTCCCGCTCGTCTACCTCTCGCCCGAGGGCGACGACGGCGGTCACGCGATCCGCGAGGACGGGTCGCTCTGTGACATCGCGCCGACGCTGCTCGACCTCATGGCTCTCGACCGCCCCGGCGAGATGACCGGCGAGGGCCTGCTCGTCGAGTGA
- a CDS encoding thiolase family protein: MTDETTPVIAAAYRTPQGKDGGVYTDVRSEDLSTTLIDHALAETGLTSDQVDDLMWGVAQQRTEQDNNVARVIALLSELGESVPATSINRWCASSMQAVISASDAIAAGNRDCIIAGGVENMSRVPMDGDSYEHLHPELSERYNIFQLQMGMTAEKVAEEYDVSREAQDEYAARSHQRAAEATESGRFDDEIVPVETDEGLVEEDEGIRSDTTAEKLADLPPAFTGSGTVTAGNSSQISDGASLTVVTSKAFAEDHGLDVLAEVGTNAVAGVDPTVMGIGPVPATRGLLDRAGTDIDDYDLVELNEAFASQCEYARRELGIDEEIYNVNGGAIAIGHPLGASGARLPVTLIHEMQKRDAERGLATLCVGFGQGAAIEFLR, encoded by the coding sequence ATGACAGACGAGACCACGCCAGTTATCGCGGCCGCCTACCGGACGCCGCAGGGGAAAGACGGCGGCGTCTACACCGACGTCCGCAGCGAGGACCTCTCGACGACGCTCATCGACCACGCGCTCGCGGAGACGGGACTGACGAGCGACCAGGTCGACGACCTGATGTGGGGCGTCGCGCAGCAGCGCACCGAACAGGACAACAACGTCGCGCGCGTCATCGCGCTGCTCTCCGAGTTGGGCGAGTCGGTGCCCGCGACCTCGATCAACCGCTGGTGCGCCTCCTCGATGCAGGCGGTCATCTCGGCGTCGGACGCGATCGCGGCGGGTAACCGCGACTGTATCATCGCTGGCGGCGTCGAGAACATGAGCCGCGTGCCGATGGACGGCGACTCCTACGAACACCTCCACCCCGAGCTGTCTGAGCGGTACAACATCTTCCAGCTCCAGATGGGGATGACCGCGGAGAAGGTGGCCGAGGAGTACGACGTGAGCCGCGAGGCGCAAGACGAGTACGCCGCCCGGAGCCACCAGCGCGCTGCCGAGGCGACCGAGTCCGGCCGGTTCGACGACGAGATCGTTCCCGTCGAGACCGACGAGGGCCTCGTCGAGGAGGACGAGGGGATCCGCTCGGATACGACCGCCGAGAAGCTCGCGGACTTGCCGCCCGCGTTCACGGGCAGCGGCACCGTGACCGCCGGGAACTCCTCGCAGATCTCCGACGGCGCGTCGCTGACGGTCGTGACGAGCAAGGCGTTCGCGGAGGACCACGGACTCGACGTACTCGCGGAGGTCGGGACGAACGCGGTCGCCGGCGTCGACCCCACCGTGATGGGGATCGGCCCGGTGCCCGCGACCCGCGGCCTCCTCGACCGAGCGGGAACCGACATCGACGACTACGACTTGGTCGAACTGAACGAGGCGTTCGCCTCTCAGTGCGAGTACGCGCGCCGCGAGCTCGGGATCGACGAGGAAATCTACAACGTCAACGGCGGCGCCATCGCGATCGGCCATCCGCTCGGCGCCTCCGGCGCGCGGCTCCCCGTCACTCTGATCCACGAGATGCAGAAGCGCGACGCCGAGCGCGGCCTCGCGACGCTCTGCGTCGGCTTCGGGCAGGGCGCCGCGATCGAGTTCCTGCGGTAA
- the thiL gene encoding thiamine-phosphate kinase produces MNERDALRAIAADLPHAGDDGAVVDGTVITTDMLHERTDFPPGTTRYTAGWRAVGASLSDVAATGASASAAVAVYADEAFDPDELDRFITGAVDVCEAVDAQYVGGDLDEHVEFTTATTAIGEVTDAGAVHRDGAEPGDALCVTGEWGRSAAALRLFERGTDEAVERANELFRFAPRVADGLALAGVATAMMDSSDGLARSCHQLAEASGAGIELEREAIPVQPAVEEVAADDAERFEMAAHFGEDFELLCAVPEPEVESVRKACPAGLTRIGRVVEEDGEEAGPRVTADGEPLSDRGYTHGDE; encoded by the coding sequence GTGAACGAGCGCGACGCCCTCCGAGCCATCGCGGCCGACCTCCCGCACGCCGGCGACGACGGCGCCGTCGTCGACGGGACGGTCATCACGACGGACATGCTCCACGAGCGGACCGACTTCCCGCCCGGCACGACCCGGTACACCGCGGGCTGGCGCGCGGTCGGCGCGTCGCTCTCGGACGTGGCGGCGACGGGCGCGAGCGCGAGCGCGGCGGTCGCCGTCTACGCCGACGAGGCGTTCGACCCGGACGAACTCGACCGGTTCATCACCGGCGCCGTCGACGTCTGCGAGGCGGTCGACGCCCAGTACGTCGGCGGCGACCTCGACGAACACGTCGAGTTCACGACCGCGACGACCGCGATCGGAGAGGTCACCGACGCGGGGGCGGTCCACCGCGACGGCGCCGAACCCGGCGACGCGCTCTGCGTCACCGGCGAGTGGGGGCGATCCGCCGCGGCGCTGCGGCTGTTCGAGCGGGGCACCGACGAGGCGGTCGAGCGCGCCAACGAGCTGTTCCGGTTCGCGCCGCGCGTGGCGGACGGGCTGGCGCTGGCGGGGGTCGCGACCGCGATGATGGACTCCTCGGACGGGCTCGCGCGGTCGTGTCACCAGTTGGCCGAGGCGAGTGGGGCCGGGATCGAGCTTGAGCGGGAGGCGATCCCGGTCCAGCCCGCGGTCGAGGAGGTTGCTGCGGACGACGCGGAGCGGTTCGAGATGGCGGCGCACTTCGGGGAGGACTTCGAGCTACTGTGTGCGGTGCCGGAGCCCGAGGTGGAGAGCGTTCGGAAGGCGTGTCCGGCCGGTCTGACGCGGATCGGGAGGGTGGTCGAGGAAGACGGGGAGGAGGCGGGGCCGCGCGTCACGGCCGACGGCGAGCCTCTCTCAGACCGCGGCTATACGCACGGCGACGAGTAG
- the aceA gene encoding isocitrate lyase, translating into MNPNELDDDVFDRDIDNPAGRKLRELFDEQEYTFAPGIYHALDARLAEMAGLDAAYMSGYSTVLGQFGFPDLEMVTMSEMVENAKRMVEATNLPVIADCDTGYGGTHNVRRAVREYEKAGVAAVHIEDQTSPKRCGHIAGKQIVSREAARSRFEAAVDAKQSEDTVIIARTDAYGSANGDWEEHLERGRIYADAGVDLVWPEMPDPSREDAVEYAETIHETHPDLDLAFNYSSSFEWGAEEDPLTFEELGELGYQYIFITLYGLHSGAHAAYEDFANIAEKDEEAQFDLEERYIGHETESHHELSFVPRYQDIEAEFDAEARKRQEESAGFTEDENGPITAESTDDD; encoded by the coding sequence ATGAATCCCAACGAACTCGACGACGACGTCTTCGACAGAGATATCGACAACCCGGCCGGCCGAAAGCTCCGCGAGCTGTTCGACGAGCAGGAGTACACGTTCGCGCCCGGGATCTACCACGCGCTCGACGCCCGCCTCGCGGAGATGGCGGGTCTCGACGCCGCCTACATGAGCGGTTACTCGACCGTCCTCGGCCAGTTCGGCTTCCCGGACCTGGAGATGGTCACGATGAGCGAGATGGTCGAGAACGCCAAGCGCATGGTCGAGGCGACGAACCTCCCGGTCATCGCGGACTGCGACACCGGCTACGGCGGGACCCACAACGTCAGACGCGCCGTCCGCGAGTACGAGAAGGCAGGCGTCGCGGCGGTCCACATCGAGGACCAGACCTCACCGAAGCGCTGCGGCCACATCGCCGGCAAGCAGATCGTCTCCCGCGAGGCGGCACGCTCGCGCTTCGAGGCGGCCGTCGACGCGAAACAGAGCGAGGACACGGTCATCATCGCCCGGACCGACGCCTACGGCTCCGCCAACGGCGACTGGGAGGAACACCTGGAACGCGGGCGGATCTACGCCGACGCCGGCGTCGACCTCGTCTGGCCCGAGATGCCCGACCCGTCCCGCGAGGACGCGGTCGAGTACGCCGAGACGATCCACGAGACCCACCCCGACCTGGACCTCGCCTTCAACTACTCCTCCTCGTTCGAGTGGGGTGCCGAGGAGGACCCGCTCACCTTCGAGGAGCTGGGCGAGTTGGGCTACCAGTACATCTTCATCACGCTGTACGGGCTTCACTCGGGGGCCCACGCCGCCTACGAGGACTTCGCGAACATCGCCGAAAAGGACGAGGAGGCGCAGTTCGACCTCGAGGAGCGGTACATCGGCCACGAGACCGAGAGCCACCACGAGCTCTCCTTCGTCCCGCGGTACCAGGACATCGAGGCCGAGTTCGACGCCGAGGCCCGCAAGCGACAGGAGGAGTCGGCCGGGTTCACCGAGGACGAGAACGGCCCGATCACGGCCGAAAGCACCGACGACGACTGA
- a CDS encoding nucleoside recognition protein, whose product MQSVAAELVALLVDVAPRLTRIAAFIAAGVFAANVAVAFGLIRYVAGVAGWLTRPANLPDEVGTAILTTAASTTAGYATLAEYRESGFLDDRATLVAVVINTFFGFVQHVFTYYVPVLIPILGVTTGVVYVSARAGIALAITVTGVLAGGLLLSESNVDRAALDDVEATGPDADDRTARERVRDAAEKSWGTLRRIVPRLAVVYTAVIWLVSTYDVAALTSVAEPITGVLGLPGAAVPVIAVYTLDTTAGAVTLAETDAGIFTVRTAVASLLIGGILSFAVSTFRRSIPFQYGIWGASFGTTVIVVNTALKLVFIAATVALLLAPVW is encoded by the coding sequence GTGCAATCGGTCGCCGCCGAACTCGTCGCCCTGCTCGTGGACGTGGCCCCGCGGCTGACTCGCATCGCGGCGTTCATCGCCGCCGGCGTCTTCGCCGCCAACGTCGCCGTCGCGTTCGGGCTGATCCGGTACGTCGCCGGGGTCGCGGGGTGGCTCACGCGTCCGGCGAACCTCCCGGACGAGGTCGGCACGGCGATCCTCACGACCGCGGCGTCGACGACGGCGGGCTACGCCACGCTCGCGGAGTACCGCGAGTCCGGCTTCCTCGACGACCGCGCGACGCTCGTCGCCGTCGTCATCAACACGTTCTTCGGGTTCGTCCAGCACGTGTTCACCTACTACGTTCCGGTGTTGATCCCGATCCTCGGCGTCACCACCGGCGTCGTCTACGTCTCGGCGCGGGCCGGAATCGCGCTCGCGATCACCGTCACCGGCGTCCTCGCGGGCGGTCTCTTGCTCTCGGAGTCGAACGTCGACCGCGCCGCGCTCGACGACGTCGAGGCGACCGGCCCGGACGCCGACGACCGGACCGCCCGCGAGCGCGTCCGCGACGCCGCCGAGAAGTCGTGGGGGACCCTCCGGCGGATCGTGCCGCGGCTCGCGGTCGTCTACACCGCCGTGATCTGGCTCGTCTCCACGTACGACGTGGCGGCGTTGACGAGCGTCGCGGAGCCGATCACGGGCGTACTCGGGCTACCGGGGGCCGCGGTCCCGGTCATCGCGGTCTACACGCTCGACACGACCGCCGGGGCGGTGACGCTGGCCGAGACCGACGCGGGAATCTTCACCGTCCGGACCGCGGTCGCGTCGCTGCTCATCGGCGGAATTCTCTCGTTCGCCGTCTCCACGTTCCGGCGCTCGATACCCTTCCAGTACGGGATCTGGGGCGCGTCGTTCGGCACGACGGTGATCGTCGTCAACACCGCGTTGAAGCTCGTCTTCATCGCCGCGACAGTCGCGCTGCTGCTCGCGCCGGTGTGGTGA